Genomic DNA from Sphingobium sp. WTD-1:
CCCACAGCCAAGACTCGCCTTTTCCGCCCCGCCACACTAAATGCGGCGCCATGATGAGCCGCTTTTCCAAGATGCATGGTCTGGGCAATGATTTCGTCGTGATCGACGCGCGCCAGGCGCCAGTCGCGATGACGCAGGCGCGCGCCCGCGCCATTGCCGATCGCCATGCCGGCATCGGCTGCGACCAGTTGATCGTCATCGGCGATGCCGACCCCGGCGACCAGGCCGACGTGTCTATGCTGATCTTCAATTCCGACGGTTCGGAGGTGGAAGCCTGCGGCAATGCCACCCGCTGCGTGCCGCTGTTCGTCGGCAAGGACGTGCTGATCCGCACCAGGGCCGGGCTGCTCGACGCCAAGGGCGTGGCGGGCGGCGCCAGCGTCGACATGGGCGCGCCCCGTTTCGACTGGGACGCGATCCCGCTCGCCTATCCGATGGACACGCTGACGATGTCGGCCAGTTGGGAAGACCTGCCCGCGCCGGCCGCCGTCAATGTCGGCAACCCGCACGTGATCTTCTTCGTCGAGGATCTGGACGCGGTCGATTTCGAGCGCCTCGGCCCGCTGATCGAGCATGATCCGCTCTTCCCCGCCCGCGTGAACGTCAATTTCGCGCAGGTCGTCGGCCCGCAGCATCTGCGCCTGATCGTCTGGGAACGCGGCGCCGGCCTCACCCGTGCCTGCGGTACCGGTGCCTGCGCCACCGCCGTCGCCGCGATCCGCCGCAAGCTGATGGCCGGCCCGGTGACGGTCAGCCTGCCGGGCGGCGACCTGGAGATCGACTGGGCGCCGGGCGGCACGATCCGCATGACCGGCCCCGCCACCCATGTGTTCGACGGCGAGGCGGACTGGGACCGCTTCTGACATGGCCCCCATTCTCATCGTCATTGCGAGCGTAGCGAAGCAATCCACCGCGCTGACGTGGATTGCTTCGCTACGCTCGCAATGACGGGGGGCAAGATATCGATGCCCGGTCCCGACATCATCACCCTGGGCTGCCGGCTCAACATCGCGGAAAGCGAAGCGATCCGGGAGATGGCCGGCGCGCAGGACGATCTGATCGTCGTCAACAGCTGCGCCGTGACGGCCGAGGCCGTGCGCCAGACCCGGCAGGCGATCCGCCGCGCCAGGCGAGACCGCCCCGACGCCCGCATCCTCGTCACCGGCTGCGCCGCCCAGACCGAACCCCAGACCTTCGCCGCCATGGCGGAAGTGGACGGCGTGATCGGCAATCGGGAGAAGCTGGAGGCGGCATCCTATACCCCGTCATCCCAGCGAAGGCTGGGATCTCAGGCCGGATGGAGCGCCCTGTCGCAAAAGACCCCAGCCGTCGCTGGGGTGACGGAAGAAGAAGCAAAGGTCAACGTTTCCGACATCATGGCCGTGCGCGACACCGCGCCGCACATGGCCAGCGCCTTTGCCGAACATGCCCGCGCCTTCCTGGAGGTGCAGAATGGCTGCGACCATCGCTGCACCTTCTGCATCATCCCCTATGGCAGGGGGAACAGCCGCTCCGTCCCCGCCGGCGCGGTAATCGACAAGGCGAAGCAACTGGTCGATGCGGGTTACAGC
This window encodes:
- the dapF gene encoding diaminopimelate epimerase, translated to MMSRFSKMHGLGNDFVVIDARQAPVAMTQARARAIADRHAGIGCDQLIVIGDADPGDQADVSMLIFNSDGSEVEACGNATRCVPLFVGKDVLIRTRAGLLDAKGVAGGASVDMGAPRFDWDAIPLAYPMDTLTMSASWEDLPAPAAVNVGNPHVIFFVEDLDAVDFERLGPLIEHDPLFPARVNVNFAQVVGPQHLRLIVWERGAGLTRACGTGACATAVAAIRRKLMAGPVTVSLPGGDLEIDWAPGGTIRMTGPATHVFDGEADWDRF